A window from Streptomyces sp. NBC_00271 encodes these proteins:
- a CDS encoding PrsW family intramembrane metalloprotease, producing MTQNQPPGAPRARIPGPQQPPPSYPQIRTGLWRRCLGGGLALWTLTAIVTYTTRNSTLLPTLILLGSFLVPVVFTLWAYERHGRDLGVQVILGCLLTGGTLGVLGTSVMENHLLHPSLSRCVGVGLVEEAAKLTALTFVLRRHPRLRGLRAGLVLGASVGFGFAALESAGYAFHAAVSLKGLDLRALLETEILRGVLTPFGHGLWTAITGAVLLTYRHPHGRFQYAGPVVGTYVGVSLLHALWDSTHGIALWLVARLTTTGLDRTLFGLGYLQGPTDEQKHLFTLFSVGGLIIVALAGVGWVRSLTRRDFAWRNTP from the coding sequence GTGACCCAGAATCAGCCGCCCGGCGCGCCCCGGGCCCGCATTCCCGGACCCCAGCAGCCCCCGCCGTCGTACCCCCAGATCCGCACCGGACTGTGGCGACGCTGTCTGGGCGGCGGGCTCGCGCTCTGGACGCTGACTGCGATCGTCACGTACACGACGAGGAACAGCACGCTGCTGCCCACCCTGATCCTGCTCGGCAGTTTCCTGGTGCCCGTCGTCTTCACGCTCTGGGCGTACGAGCGCCACGGCCGCGACCTCGGCGTCCAGGTGATCCTCGGCTGCCTCCTGACCGGCGGGACCCTCGGGGTGCTGGGCACGTCGGTGATGGAGAACCACCTGCTCCACCCCTCGCTGTCGAGGTGCGTCGGCGTCGGACTGGTCGAGGAGGCGGCGAAGCTGACCGCGCTGACGTTCGTCCTGCGCCGCCACCCCCGGCTCCGGGGACTGCGGGCCGGCCTCGTGCTCGGCGCGAGCGTCGGCTTCGGCTTCGCGGCGCTGGAGAGCGCGGGGTACGCGTTCCACGCCGCCGTCTCCCTCAAGGGACTGGATCTGCGCGCACTGCTGGAGACGGAGATCCTGCGCGGGGTTCTCACCCCCTTCGGGCACGGCCTGTGGACGGCGATCACGGGAGCGGTGCTGCTCACGTACCGCCACCCACACGGGCGCTTCCAGTACGCCGGCCCGGTGGTGGGCACCTACGTCGGCGTTTCGCTGCTGCACGCCCTGTGGGACTCGACACATGGCATCGCGCTCTGGCTGGTCGCGCGGCTGACCACGACGGGGCTCGACCGGACGCTGTTCGGGCTGGGGTATCTGCAGGGGCCCACCGACGAGCAGAAACATCTCTTCACGCTGTTCTCGGTGGGTGGCCTGATCATCGTGGCGCTCGCGGGGGTCGGCTGGGTGCGTTCGCTGACGCGCCGCGACTTTGCTTGGAGAAATACCCCCTAG
- a CDS encoding heavy-metal-associated domain-containing protein, with protein sequence MTTQTDIPGSVTTVYQVSGMSCGHCEGSVSGEISEIPGVTSVKAVAATGEVTVVSAAPLDEEAVRAAVDEAGFELAGKA encoded by the coding sequence ATGACGACGCAGACCGACATCCCGGGTTCTGTCACGACCGTCTACCAGGTGAGCGGAATGAGCTGCGGGCACTGTGAGGGCTCCGTCTCCGGCGAGATCTCCGAGATCCCCGGGGTCACCTCGGTGAAGGCCGTCGCCGCCACCGGCGAGGTGACCGTGGTCTCCGCGGCGCCGCTCGACGAGGAGGCCGTGCGCGCCGCCGTCGACGAGGCGGGCTTCGAGCTCGCCGGCAAGGCCTGA
- the recD2 gene encoding SF1B family DNA helicase RecD2: MSNQAENRQVQLAVVEGVLERITYANEENGYTVARVDTGRGAGDLLTVVGALLGAQVGESLRMEGRWGSHPQYGKQFTVENYTTVLPATVQGIRRYLGSGLVKGIGPIFADRITRHFGLDTLQIIEEEPKRLIEVPGLGPKRTKKIADAWEEQKAIKEVMLFLQTVEVSTSIAVRIYKKYGDASISVVKNQPYRLAADVWGIGFLTADKIAQSVGIPHDSPERVKAGLQYALSQSADQGHCFLPEEQLIADAVKLLQVDTGLVIECLAELAEPTEDDDEPGGVREPGVVREKVPGPDGGPDTVTAVYLVPFHRAELSLSAQLLRLLRTTEDRMPGFHDVAWDKALTWLKGRTGVELAPGQEEAVRLALTKKVAVLTGGPGCGKSFTVRSIVELARARRAKVVLAAPTGRAAKRLAELTGADASTVHRLLELKPGGDAAYDKDRPLDADLVVVDEASMLDLLLANKLVKAVPPGAHLLFVGDVDQLPSVGAGEVLRDLLVDRSPIPSVRLTQVFRQAQQSGVVTNAHRINSGQHPVTDGMKDFFLFVEDETEEAGRLTVDVAARRIPAKFGLDPRRDIQVLAPMHRGPAGAGTLNGLLQQAITPGRPDLPEKRFGGRVFRVGDKVTQIRNNYEKGENGVFNGTVGVVTSLDSEEQRLTVLTDEDEEVPYDFDELDELAHAYAVTIHRSQGSEYPAVVIPVTTGAWMMLQRNLLYTAVTRAKKLVVLVGSRKAIGQAVRTVSAGRRHTSLDHRLTT, translated from the coding sequence ATGTCCAATCAGGCGGAGAACCGGCAGGTGCAACTGGCGGTTGTCGAGGGCGTGCTCGAGCGGATCACATACGCCAACGAGGAGAACGGGTACACGGTCGCGAGGGTGGACACCGGCCGCGGCGCCGGCGATCTGCTCACCGTCGTGGGCGCGCTCCTCGGCGCCCAGGTGGGCGAGTCGCTCCGGATGGAGGGCCGGTGGGGCTCCCACCCGCAGTACGGCAAGCAGTTCACGGTGGAGAACTACACGACCGTCCTGCCCGCCACCGTCCAGGGCATCCGCCGCTACCTCGGCTCCGGCCTGGTCAAGGGCATCGGCCCGATCTTCGCCGACCGCATCACCCGGCACTTCGGGCTGGACACGCTCCAGATCATCGAGGAGGAGCCGAAGCGCCTCATCGAGGTCCCCGGCCTCGGCCCCAAGCGCACCAAGAAGATCGCCGACGCCTGGGAGGAGCAGAAGGCGATCAAGGAGGTCATGCTTTTCCTCCAGACCGTCGAGGTGTCGACGTCGATCGCGGTGCGCATCTACAAGAAGTACGGCGACGCGTCGATCTCGGTCGTCAAGAACCAGCCCTACCGCCTGGCCGCCGACGTCTGGGGCATCGGCTTCCTCACCGCGGACAAGATCGCCCAGTCCGTCGGCATCCCGCACGACAGCCCCGAGCGCGTCAAGGCGGGCCTCCAGTACGCCCTGTCGCAGTCCGCCGACCAGGGCCACTGCTTCCTCCCCGAGGAGCAGCTGATCGCCGACGCGGTGAAGCTGCTCCAGGTGGACACGGGCCTGGTCATCGAATGCCTGGCGGAACTGGCGGAGCCGACCGAGGACGACGACGAGCCCGGTGGCGTACGGGAGCCGGGCGTCGTACGCGAGAAGGTCCCCGGTCCCGACGGCGGCCCGGACACGGTCACGGCCGTCTATCTGGTCCCCTTCCACCGCGCCGAACTCTCCCTCTCGGCCCAGCTGTTGCGCCTCCTGCGCACCACCGAGGACCGGATGCCCGGTTTCCACGACGTGGCCTGGGACAAGGCACTGACCTGGCTGAAGGGGCGTACGGGCGTGGAGTTGGCACCCGGGCAGGAGGAGGCCGTCCGGCTGGCGCTCACCAAGAAGGTCGCGGTGCTCACCGGGGGCCCCGGCTGCGGCAAGTCGTTCACGGTCCGCTCGATCGTGGAGCTGGCGCGCGCCAGGCGGGCGAAGGTGGTGCTCGCGGCGCCGACGGGCCGTGCCGCCAAGCGACTCGCCGAGCTGACCGGAGCGGACGCCTCCACCGTGCACCGGCTGCTGGAGCTCAAGCCGGGCGGGGACGCGGCGTACGACAAGGACCGGCCGCTGGACGCCGACCTGGTGGTCGTGGACGAGGCCTCCATGCTCGACCTCCTGCTCGCCAACAAGCTGGTCAAGGCGGTGCCGCCGGGCGCCCACCTGCTGTTCGTCGGGGACGTCGACCAACTCCCCAGCGTCGGCGCCGGCGAGGTCCTGCGCGACCTGCTCGTCGACCGCAGCCCCATCCCCTCCGTCCGTCTGACCCAGGTCTTCCGCCAGGCCCAGCAGTCCGGAGTGGTGACGAACGCGCACCGGATCAACTCCGGGCAGCACCCCGTCACCGACGGCATGAAGGACTTCTTCCTCTTCGTCGAGGACGAGACCGAGGAGGCAGGGCGGCTCACCGTGGATGTGGCGGCACGGCGGATTCCCGCCAAGTTCGGGCTCGACCCGCGCCGGGACATCCAGGTGCTGGCGCCCATGCACCGGGGCCCGGCGGGCGCGGGCACCCTCAACGGCCTGTTGCAGCAGGCGATCACGCCGGGCCGCCCCGACCTCCCCGAAAAGCGCTTCGGTGGCCGGGTCTTCCGGGTCGGCGACAAGGTGACCCAAATCCGCAACAACTACGAAAAAGGGGAGAACGGCGTCTTCAATGGCACCGTGGGCGTGGTCACTTCGCTCGACTCCGAGGAGCAGCGTCTGACGGTGCTGACGGACGAGGACGAGGAGGTTCCCTACGACTTCGACGAACTCGACGAGTTGGCCCACGCGTACGCGGTGACGATCCACCGCTCCCAGGGCAGTGAGTACCCCGCGGTGGTGATTCCGGTCACCACCGGCGCGTGGATGATGCTCCAGCGCAATCTGCTCTACACGGCGGTCACCCGGGCCAAGAAGCTCGTCGTCCTGGTCGGCTCCCGCAAGGCGATCGGCCAGGCGGTCCGCACGGTGTCGGCAGGCCGCCGCCACACATCCCTCGACCACCGCCTCACCACGTGA
- a CDS encoding TetR/AcrR family transcriptional regulator, whose protein sequence is MPDKPETQRTADAQTVDRQTADERPRRRQARGERRIAQLLEAAASVFCTTGYTAASTNAIAREAGVSPGTLYQFFPNKEAIAIELGDRLMHEMRDTYGEALAPVDPTTPLEEAVGAAVDRFIAFNCDHPVFFALMHGPDIPGRIAEEHDALHATLISRIEGLLSSLMPNAPTTEVTRVAHVCLGIYKAGLELVLSNQGAEREAYIRELKDVLLRYLEPLIRDRTLTPANLTGEPAEFTAPTP, encoded by the coding sequence GTGCCCGACAAGCCCGAGACGCAGCGGACCGCCGACGCGCAAACCGTCGACAGACAGACCGCCGACGAGCGGCCCCGCCGACGGCAGGCCCGCGGCGAGCGCAGGATCGCCCAGCTGCTGGAGGCCGCCGCCTCCGTCTTCTGCACCACGGGCTACACCGCCGCCAGCACCAACGCCATCGCCCGTGAGGCGGGCGTCTCACCGGGCACGCTGTACCAGTTCTTCCCGAACAAAGAGGCCATCGCGATCGAGCTGGGCGACCGGCTCATGCACGAGATGCGCGACACGTACGGCGAGGCACTGGCCCCGGTCGACCCCACGACCCCACTGGAGGAGGCCGTGGGCGCCGCGGTCGACCGGTTCATCGCCTTCAACTGCGATCACCCCGTGTTCTTCGCACTGATGCACGGCCCCGACATCCCGGGCCGGATCGCCGAGGAGCACGACGCCCTGCACGCGACCCTGATCTCGCGGATAGAGGGGCTCCTCTCCTCCCTCATGCCCAACGCGCCCACCACCGAGGTCACGCGCGTCGCGCACGTGTGCCTGGGCATCTACAAGGCCGGCCTGGAGCTGGTCCTCTCGAACCAGGGAGCCGAGCGCGAGGCGTACATCCGAGAGTTGAAGGACGTCCTGCTCCGCTACCTGGAGCCGCTGATCCGCGACAGGACACTCACCCCGGCGAACCTCACCGGCGAGCCCGCGGAGTTCACGGCCCCAACCCCCTGA
- a CDS encoding citrate synthase → MSDNSVVLRYGDGEYTYPVIDSTVGDKGFDIGKLRAQTGLVTLDSGYGNTAAYKSAITYLDGEQGILRYRGYPIEQLAERSTFLEVASLLINGELPNVDELSTFKNEITQHTLLHEDVKRFFQGFPRDAHPMAMLSSVVSALSTFYQDSHNPFDEKQRHLSTIRLLAKLPTIAAYAYKKSIGHPFVYPRNDLGYVENFLRMTFSVPAQDYELDPVVVAALDKLLILHADHEQNCSTSTVRLVGSSQANMFASISAGISALWGPLHGGANQSVLEMLEGIQASGGDVDSFIRKVKNKEDGVRLMGFGHRVYKNFDPRAKIIKAAAHDVLSALGKSDELLDIALKLEEHALSDDYFVSRSLYPNVDFYTGLIYRAMGFPTEMFTVLFALGRLPGWIAQWHEMIKEPGSRIGRPRQIYTGEVLRDFVPVEAR, encoded by the coding sequence GTGAGCGACAACTCTGTAGTACTGCGGTACGGCGATGGCGAGTACACCTACCCGGTGATCGACAGCACCGTCGGCGACAAGGGCTTCGACATCGGGAAGCTCCGCGCCCAGACCGGGCTGGTGACGCTGGACAGCGGGTACGGCAACACCGCCGCGTATAAATCCGCGATCACCTACCTCGACGGTGAGCAGGGCATCCTCCGGTACCGCGGCTACCCGATCGAGCAGCTGGCCGAGCGCTCCACCTTCCTTGAGGTGGCCTCTCTGCTGATCAACGGTGAGCTGCCGAACGTGGACGAGCTCTCCACCTTCAAGAACGAGATCACGCAGCACACCCTGCTGCACGAGGACGTCAAGCGCTTCTTCCAGGGCTTCCCGCGCGACGCCCACCCGATGGCGATGCTGTCGTCGGTGGTCAGTGCCCTGTCGACGTTCTACCAGGACAGCCACAACCCGTTCGACGAGAAGCAGCGTCACCTTTCGACGATCCGCCTTCTCGCCAAGCTTCCGACGATCGCGGCGTACGCCTACAAGAAGTCGATCGGTCACCCCTTCGTCTACCCGCGCAACGACCTCGGGTACGTCGAGAACTTCCTGCGCATGACCTTCTCGGTCCCCGCGCAGGACTACGAGCTCGACCCGGTCGTCGTCGCCGCGCTCGACAAGCTGCTCATCCTGCACGCCGACCACGAGCAGAACTGTTCGACCTCCACCGTGCGTCTGGTGGGCTCGTCGCAGGCGAACATGTTCGCGTCGATCTCCGCGGGCATCAGCGCGCTGTGGGGCCCCCTGCACGGTGGCGCCAACCAGTCCGTGCTGGAGATGCTGGAGGGCATCCAGGCCTCCGGCGGCGACGTCGACTCCTTCATCCGCAAGGTGAAGAACAAGGAGGACGGCGTCCGTCTGATGGGCTTCGGCCACCGCGTCTACAAGAACTTCGACCCCCGGGCGAAGATCATCAAGGCGGCGGCCCACGATGTCCTCTCGGCGCTCGGCAAGTCCGACGAGCTGCTGGACATCGCGCTCAAGCTGGAGGAGCACGCGCTCTCCGACGACTACTTCGTCTCGCGCAGCCTCTACCCGAACGTGGACTTCTACACCGGTCTGATCTACCGCGCCATGGGCTTCCCGACCGAGATGTTCACGGTCCTGTTCGCCCTCGGCCGCCTCCCGGGCTGGATCGCCCAGTGGCACGAGATGATCAAGGAGCCCGGCTCCCGCATCGGCCGCCCGCGCCAGATCTACACGGGCGAGGTCCTGCGCGACTTCGTCCCGGTCGAGGCCCGCTAG
- a CDS encoding heavy metal translocating P-type ATPase, which produces MTTAAPEPAIAETAQTTPATATAAPSEVELTIGGMTCASCAARVEKKLNRMDGVTATVNFATEKAKVSYPVGVQVADLVATVVKTGYTAEEPPPPRLETPERATDAAGADEDPELASLRQRLVMSALLALPVVLMSMVPALQFDNWQWLSLTLAAPVVVWGALPFHRAAFTNARHGAATMDTLVSVGTLAAFGWSLWALFWGHAGMPGMRHGFDLTVSRTEGSSTIYLEVAAGVVAFILLGRYLEARSKRQAGAALRALMELGAKDVAVLRDGREVRIPVARMATGDRFVVRPGEKIATDGTVVEGSSAVDAAMLTGESVPVDVTVGSGVTGATVNAGGRLVVEATRVGADTQLARMARLVEDAQNGKAEVQRLADRISGIFVPVVLAIALGTFGVWLGVTGDTVAAFTAAVAVLIIACPCALGLATPTALMVGTGRGAQLGILIKGPEVLESTRRVDTVVLDKTGTVTTGRMTLREVYVVADTDEKELLRLAGALEHASEHPVARAIAAGAQERTGALPPVEHFENVPGLGVRGRVEGHDVQVGRLHEGELPEALARAKAEAQTEGRTAVVVTRDGVALGVVTVADAIKETSAEAVRALRGLGLTPVLLTGDNRAVARSVAHAVGIDPGDVIAEVLPEDKVAVVKRLQSEGRTVAMVGDGVNDAAALATADLGLAMGTGTDAAIEASDLTLVRGDLRVAADAIRLSRKTLSTIKGNLVWAFGYNVAALPLAAAGLLNPMIAGAAMAFSSVFVVTNSLRLRTFS; this is translated from the coding sequence ATGACCACCGCAGCACCCGAGCCGGCCATAGCCGAGACGGCCCAGACCACCCCGGCCACCGCGACAGCCGCGCCGTCGGAGGTGGAGCTCACCATCGGCGGAATGACCTGCGCCTCCTGCGCGGCCCGCGTCGAGAAGAAGCTCAACCGCATGGACGGCGTCACCGCCACGGTCAACTTCGCGACGGAGAAGGCGAAGGTCTCGTACCCGGTGGGGGTACAGGTCGCCGACCTCGTCGCCACCGTCGTGAAGACGGGATACACGGCAGAGGAACCCCCGCCGCCGCGCCTCGAAACGCCGGAACGGGCCACCGACGCCGCCGGCGCCGACGAGGACCCCGAACTCGCCTCCCTGCGCCAACGGCTCGTCATGTCGGCCCTGCTCGCCCTCCCCGTCGTCCTGATGTCGATGGTCCCGGCGCTGCAGTTCGACAACTGGCAGTGGCTCTCGCTGACCCTCGCCGCACCCGTCGTGGTCTGGGGCGCGCTGCCCTTCCACCGGGCCGCGTTCACCAACGCGCGGCACGGCGCGGCCACCATGGACACCCTCGTCTCCGTCGGCACGCTCGCAGCGTTCGGCTGGTCCCTGTGGGCGCTGTTCTGGGGGCACGCGGGCATGCCGGGCATGCGGCACGGCTTCGACCTCACCGTCTCGCGTACGGAGGGGTCGTCGACGATCTATCTGGAGGTCGCCGCGGGTGTCGTCGCGTTCATCCTGCTGGGCCGCTATCTGGAGGCCCGCTCCAAGCGGCAGGCCGGAGCCGCGCTGCGGGCGCTGATGGAGCTGGGTGCCAAGGACGTCGCGGTGCTGCGGGACGGCCGTGAGGTCCGTATCCCGGTCGCGCGGATGGCGACGGGCGACCGCTTCGTCGTACGGCCCGGCGAGAAGATCGCCACCGACGGGACGGTGGTGGAGGGTTCCTCCGCCGTCGACGCCGCCATGCTGACGGGCGAGTCGGTGCCGGTGGACGTGACGGTGGGTTCCGGCGTCACCGGCGCGACCGTGAACGCCGGCGGACGGCTCGTCGTCGAGGCGACCCGGGTCGGCGCCGACACCCAACTCGCACGGATGGCCCGACTCGTCGAGGACGCGCAGAACGGCAAGGCCGAGGTGCAGCGCCTCGCCGACCGGATCTCCGGGATCTTCGTGCCGGTGGTGCTGGCGATCGCGCTCGGCACCTTCGGGGTGTGGCTCGGTGTCACCGGCGACACGGTCGCCGCCTTCACCGCGGCCGTCGCGGTGCTGATCATCGCCTGCCCCTGCGCCCTCGGCCTCGCGACCCCGACCGCCCTGATGGTCGGCACGGGCCGCGGCGCCCAACTCGGCATCCTCATCAAGGGCCCCGAGGTCCTGGAGTCCACGCGCCGCGTCGACACGGTCGTCCTGGACAAGACCGGCACGGTGACGACGGGACGGATGACACTGCGGGAGGTGTACGTCGTCGCCGACACCGACGAGAAGGAGCTCCTGCGGCTCGCAGGCGCCCTGGAGCACGCCTCCGAGCATCCGGTGGCCCGGGCGATCGCCGCGGGCGCCCAGGAGCGGACTGGCGCCCTTCCTCCGGTGGAGCACTTCGAGAACGTCCCCGGGCTCGGCGTACGCGGGCGCGTGGAAGGTCACGACGTCCAGGTGGGACGGCTCCACGAAGGCGAGCTCCCGGAGGCGCTGGCCCGCGCCAAGGCCGAGGCGCAGACGGAGGGACGTACGGCCGTCGTGGTCACCCGGGACGGGGTGGCACTCGGTGTCGTCACCGTCGCCGACGCGATCAAGGAGACCAGCGCCGAGGCGGTGCGCGCACTGCGCGGCCTGGGGCTCACACCGGTCCTGCTCACCGGGGACAACCGGGCGGTCGCCCGGTCCGTGGCGCATGCCGTCGGCATCGACCCCGGGGATGTGATCGCCGAGGTGTTGCCCGAGGACAAGGTCGCCGTCGTCAAGCGCCTCCAGAGCGAGGGGCGGACCGTGGCGATGGTCGGCGACGGGGTGAACGACGCGGCGGCCCTCGCCACCGCCGACCTCGGCCTCGCGATGGGGACGGGCACGGACGCGGCGATCGAGGCGAGCGACCTGACGCTGGTCCGGGGGGATCTGCGGGTGGCGGCGGACGCGATCCGGCTGTCACGCAAGACCCTGTCCACGATCAAGGGGAACCTGGTGTGGGCGTTCGGATACAACGTGGCGGCGCTGCCGCTCGCCGCGGCCGGACTCCTCAACCCGATGATCGCGGGGGCCGCGATGGCCTTCTCGTCGGTGTTCGTGGTGACGAACAGCCTTCGACTCAGGACATTCTCATGA
- a CDS encoding SDR family oxidoreductase: MKFAVIGGTGLIGSQVVRDLNAAGHEAVPHSLSTGVDVLTGQGVDAALAGADVVVNLTNSPTFDDASAAFFRTSMDHLLAAAQRAGVGHFVILSIVGTDQVPELDYYRAKTLQEDILKAGPVPYSIVRATQFMEFVDAVMSWTTEGDTVRLPRTPIQPIAAADVAATVAEVAAGSPLGGTLEVGGPDTYPLDELGRITLDFKGDERSVTVDDTAGMFAAAHGDVLTTKTGARIAPTHYTDWLK, translated from the coding sequence ATGAAGTTCGCAGTCATCGGCGGGACCGGGCTGATCGGGTCACAGGTCGTGCGGGACCTGAACGCGGCCGGACACGAGGCGGTGCCGCACTCGCTGTCCACCGGGGTCGACGTCCTCACCGGTCAGGGCGTGGACGCGGCGCTGGCCGGCGCCGACGTGGTCGTCAACCTGACCAACTCCCCCACCTTCGACGACGCCTCCGCCGCGTTCTTCCGGACCTCGATGGACCACCTCCTGGCCGCGGCCCAGCGGGCGGGCGTCGGACACTTCGTCATCCTGTCCATCGTCGGCACCGACCAGGTGCCGGAGCTCGACTACTACCGCGCCAAGACCCTCCAGGAAGACATCCTCAAGGCCGGCCCCGTCCCGTACTCCATCGTCCGGGCCACCCAGTTCATGGAGTTCGTCGACGCCGTCATGTCCTGGACCACCGAGGGCGACACCGTCCGCCTGCCCCGCACCCCCATCCAGCCGATCGCCGCGGCGGACGTCGCGGCGACCGTCGCCGAGGTCGCGGCCGGATCGCCCCTGGGCGGCACCCTCGAGGTCGGCGGACCCGACACCTATCCGCTGGACGAACTGGGTCGGATCACCCTCGACTTCAAGGGTGACGAACGCTCGGTGACCGTCGACGACACCGCCGGCATGTTCGCCGCGGCCCACGGCGACGTCCTCACCACCAAGACGGGCGCCCGCATCGCCCCCACGCACTACACCGACTGGCTGAAGTAG